From Coffea arabica cultivar ET-39 chromosome 2e, Coffea Arabica ET-39 HiFi, whole genome shotgun sequence, the proteins below share one genomic window:
- the LOC113728544 gene encoding uncharacterized protein gives MGEESRSCLDTKQAENSSGSSSSSALEQRSIEHAIQVISSLISISHSIKVFAGKWQSIRDRLEELLSSLTVIENCDSIDNPSLVSTLKAIFHALKDCDDLAKSCLRLSFSGKLLMQSDLDIVCARLSDYTKSLSDIYTLGLLTQNYAIVLSRPNLGASKDDMKLYVKDLLSRLKIGSADMKVQALISFNEVIQEDDKYVKIAVEIENFVGLLVNFLDSHETEIQEEAAKAVSVIAGFQAYRGVLVGAGIIAPLIRVLESWSESSKEFAARCLQKLTENSDNAWSISAHGGVTALMKICNNGDNSGELVGLACGVLKNLVGVEEIKKFMVEEGAISVFIKLIRSRDGAAVSQISSIDILLTMASGDESIRQIIVKEGGVRALVRVLDPRLSFPSKAREMALKGIMSFCFSSVNCFNILLNYGFLDHIMYFLHDREVSLQELALKAAFWLCGTSEEAKKAMGDAGFMPELVQFLDSKSLEVCEMASETLYTMILVPKNRKRFVQNEQNVGLLLQKLDRVEMNSGNRKLLLSILMSLTSCNSARKKIANSGYLKKIEKLAESDNSDAKRIVRRLSSNRFRNIFNGFWNS, from the coding sequence ATGGGTGAAGAGAGCAGAAGCTGCCTAGACACGAAACAAGCCGAAAATTCATCtggatcatcatcatcatcagccCTGGAACAGAGAAGTATTGAGCATGCAATTCAGGTCATATCTTCACTGATTTCTATCTCTCATTCCATAAAAGTTTTTGCTGGAAAATGGCAATCTATTCGCGACAGGCTTGAAGAACTTCTTTCCAGCCTCACGGTTATAGAAAACTGTGATTCTATTGACAACCCTTCACTTGTTAGCACTCTCAAGGCCATATTTCATGCTCTTAAGGATTGTGATGATCTTGCAAAGAGCTGTTTGAGGCTATCCTTTAGTGGGAAGCTGCTCATGCAGAGTGATCTTGATATAGTTTGTGCAAGATTGAGCGATTATACTAAAAGTCTCTCTGATATTTACACTCTTGGATTGCTTACTCAGAATTATGCAATAGTTTTATCAAGGCCGAATCTTGGAGCTTCGAAAGATGACATGAAGCTGTATGTGAAGGACTTATTGTCAAGACTCAAGATTGGTTCTGCAGATATGAAGGTACAAGCTTTGATTTCCTTCAATGAAGTCATTCAAGAAGATGACAAATATGTCAAGATTGCGGTGGAAATCGAGAATTTTGTCGGTCTTCTAGTGAATTTTCTTGATTCACATGAGACTGAAATTCAAGAAGAGGCTGCAAAAGCAGTTTCTGTGATTGCAGGGTTTCAGGCTTACAGGGGAGTATTGGTTGGTGCGGGGATAATTGCTCCACTGATCAGAGTTTTGGAAAGTTGGAGTGAATCGAGTAAAGAATTTGCTGCAAGGTGTCTGCAGAAATTGACTGAGAATTCAGATAACGCGTGGTCAATTTCAGCTCATGGTGGGGTTACTGCCCTGATGAAAATATGCAATAATGGAGATAATTCTGGTGAATTAGTAGGATTGGCTTGTGGGGTGTTGAAAAATCTTGTTGGAgtagaagaaatcaagaaattcatgGTTGAAGAAGGAGCAATATCTGTCTTTATCAAGCTGATACGGTCTAGAGATGGTGCTGCAGTTTCACAAATAAGTTCAATTGATATTCTTCTAACAATGGCCTCAGGAGATGAATCAATTAGGCAAATAATTGTCAAAGAAGGTGGGGTTCGCGCACTAGTCCGTGTTTTGGATCCCAGATTATCATTCCCCTCAAAAGCAAGGGAGATGGCATTAAAGGGCATCATGAGCTTTTGCTTTTCCTCTGTCAATTGTTTTAACATATTGTTAAATTATGGTTTCTTGGATCACATCATGTATTTTCTTCACGATAGGGAGGTTTCACTCCAAGAATTAGCATTAAAGGCTGCATTTTGGCTGTGTGGAACGTCAGAGGAAGCAAAGAAAGCAATGGGAGATGCTGGATTTATGCCTGAATTGgtccaatttcttgattctaaGTCATTGGAGGTGTGTGAAATGGCATCTGAAACACTCTATACAATGATTTTAGTACCCAAAAACAGAAAGAGATTTGTGCAGAATGAGCAGAACGTGGGACTTCTTCTACAAaagcttgaccgagtggagatGAATTCAGGTAACAGAAAGTTACTGCTTTCCATTTTGATGTCACTGACCAGCTGCAACAGTGCAAGAAAGAAAATTGCAAATTCAGGGTACCTCAAAAAGATTGAAAAGCTTGCGGAGTCTGATAACTCAGATGCAAAAAGGATTGTCAGAAGGCTTTCCTCCAATAGATTCCGTAACATTTTTAATGGGTTCTGGAATTCCTGA